A genomic segment from Nitrospira sp. encodes:
- a CDS encoding Peptide-methionine (S)-S-oxide reductase MsrA: MGQTEIATLAGGCFWCLEAVYDQVKGVRSVESGYIGGQVDNPTYEQVCGGRTGHAEAVRITFDPQAITYRDLLNIFFVIHDPTTLNRQGNDSGTQYRSAIFYHSPEQKQIAEEVIAVVAQERFYRNPIVTEVASAGRWFEAEAYHQEYFARNPFQGYCTAVVSPKVAKFRQHFASLLKA, translated from the coding sequence ATGGGGCAAACGGAGATTGCGACCCTGGCGGGCGGGTGTTTTTGGTGCCTTGAAGCGGTCTATGACCAGGTGAAGGGAGTTCGGTCGGTCGAATCAGGGTACATCGGCGGACAGGTGGATAACCCGACCTATGAGCAAGTGTGTGGCGGACGGACCGGACATGCGGAAGCGGTCCGGATCACCTTCGATCCTCAGGCGATCACCTATCGTGACCTGCTGAATATATTTTTCGTCATCCACGATCCCACGACACTCAACCGGCAGGGCAACGACAGCGGGACGCAATATCGGTCCGCGATCTTCTATCACTCCCCGGAGCAGAAGCAGATTGCCGAAGAGGTGATTGCCGTGGTCGCACAAGAGCGGTTCTACCGCAATCCGATCGTGACCGAAGTGGCGTCTGCCGGTCGGTGGTTCGAGGCTGAGGCCTACCACCAGGAATATTTTGCGCGCAATCCCTTTCAGGGGTACTGCACCGCTGTCGTGAGTCCCAAGGTGGCCAAGTTTCGCCAGCACTTTGCCTCGCTGCTCAAAGCGTAA
- a CDS encoding D-alanine-D-alanine ligase and related ATP-grasp enzymes-like, translated as MRRLRILVLMHKDLVPPEQLNGQDLDAVAWKTEYDVVSTLRKLGHDVRALGVKSDLEVIRAAVEDWKPHIAFNLLEEFDGMAVYDQNVVSYLELMHVPYTGCNPRGLMLARDKALAKQVMSYHRIPYPEFMVVPLHRMVRRPKYLTFPLIVKSVTEEASLGISQASIVDDDDKLRERVAFIHDNVGTGALIERYIEGRELYVGVMGNAHLQVFPVWELVMDKMPDEARRIATERVKWSRKYQDKYGIRSCEARNLPEEVIEQIQHVAKRVYRALGLSGYARIDMRMDKDGHVYVLEANPNPQIASGEDFADSAEKANLAYKDLLQELLQVGLRWRPAQAA; from the coding sequence ATGAGACGACTGCGCATTCTCGTCTTGATGCACAAGGACCTCGTTCCCCCGGAGCAACTCAACGGGCAGGACCTTGATGCCGTAGCCTGGAAGACTGAGTACGACGTGGTTTCCACCTTGCGGAAACTCGGCCACGATGTCCGGGCGCTCGGCGTCAAAAGCGATCTGGAGGTGATTCGTGCGGCGGTGGAGGATTGGAAGCCGCACATTGCGTTCAACTTGCTGGAAGAGTTCGACGGCATGGCGGTCTATGACCAGAATGTCGTGTCCTACCTGGAGTTGATGCATGTGCCCTACACCGGGTGCAACCCCCGCGGTCTCATGCTGGCGCGGGACAAGGCGTTGGCCAAGCAGGTGATGTCGTACCACCGCATTCCCTATCCGGAATTCATGGTGGTGCCGCTCCATCGGATGGTTCGCCGGCCCAAGTACCTCACCTTCCCCTTGATCGTGAAATCGGTCACCGAAGAGGCCTCGCTGGGTATTTCGCAAGCGTCGATCGTAGACGACGACGACAAGCTGCGGGAACGGGTGGCCTTCATCCACGATAACGTCGGCACCGGAGCCCTGATCGAGCGTTACATCGAGGGGCGCGAACTCTATGTCGGGGTGATGGGCAATGCCCACCTGCAGGTCTTCCCGGTTTGGGAACTGGTGATGGACAAGATGCCGGACGAAGCGAGGCGGATCGCGACCGAGCGGGTAAAATGGAGCCGGAAGTACCAGGACAAGTACGGCATCCGTTCCTGCGAAGCGAGGAATCTGCCGGAGGAAGTCATCGAGCAGATTCAGCATGTGGCCAAACGTGTCTACCGCGCATTGGGGCTCAGCGGCTATGCCCGGATCGACATGCGGATGGACAAGGACGGTCACGTGTACGTACTCGAGGCCAATCCCAATCCTCAAATCGCCAGCGGCGAAGACTTTGCCGATTCGGCCGAAAAGGCCAACCTCGCCTACAAAGACCTCTTGCAGGAATTGTTGCAGGTGGGCCTGCGCTGGCGCCCCGCCCAAGCTGCATAG
- a CDS encoding Glucose-6-phosphate 1-dehydrogenase, whose amino-acid sequence MPKCRDRTVRIGTVDMDFRYVDYFGNAPNAGYETLLHDAMAGDATLFQRVDNIELGGRSYR is encoded by the coding sequence ATGCCAAAGTGCCGGGACCGAACCGTACGGATCGGGACGGTGGACATGGATTTTCGATATGTCGATTATTTCGGCAATGCCCCCAATGCAGGCTACGAAACGCTCCTGCATGATGCCATGGCAGGAGACGCGACGCTCTTTCAACGGGTGGATAACATCGAATTGGGGGGGCGGTCGTACAGATGA
- a CDS encoding tRNA-(cytosine32)-2-thiocytidine synthetase TtcA — translation MLRTTITPSTTSLHPASRTGEAEKLETRLCRLAGQAIADYRMVEDGDKVMVCLSGGKDSYGLLEVLLSLRSRAPIHFDIIAVNLDQKQPGFPAHVLPEYLTKRGVPFHIETRDTYSIVKRLIPESQTTCSLCSRLRRGHLYRLATELGATKIALGHHRDDIMETLLLNLFFTGKLKAMPPKLRSKSGRHVVIRPLAYVKEADLARYAALLQFPIIPCDLCGSQDDLKRKQVKALLCDWNERFPGSNDSIFAALSNVAPPLLLDRRLFDFSSLRIDVGATEADGNDAEEDLL, via the coding sequence ATGCTACGCACCACCATTACCCCCTCCACCACTTCCCTTCATCCGGCCTCGCGCACCGGCGAGGCCGAAAAGCTGGAGACCCGTCTCTGCCGCCTCGCGGGACAAGCCATTGCCGACTACCGCATGGTCGAGGATGGTGACAAGGTCATGGTGTGCCTTTCAGGCGGGAAAGACAGTTATGGCCTCCTGGAGGTTCTACTGTCCCTGCGCAGCCGCGCACCGATCCATTTCGACATCATCGCCGTCAACCTGGATCAGAAGCAACCGGGCTTTCCCGCCCATGTGCTTCCGGAATACCTGACCAAACGCGGCGTGCCGTTTCACATCGAGACGCGCGACACCTATTCGATCGTCAAGCGTTTGATCCCGGAAAGCCAGACCACCTGCTCGCTCTGCTCCCGTCTCCGACGCGGCCACCTCTATCGGCTCGCCACGGAGCTGGGCGCCACCAAAATCGCCCTGGGCCACCACCGAGACGACATCATGGAGACGCTCCTGCTCAATCTGTTCTTTACAGGCAAGCTGAAGGCCATGCCGCCGAAGCTGCGTTCGAAAAGCGGCCGACACGTAGTGATTCGTCCCTTGGCCTATGTGAAGGAAGCGGACCTGGCCCGTTATGCCGCCTTGCTTCAATTTCCGATCATCCCCTGCGACCTCTGCGGCTCGCAGGATGATCTGAAACGCAAACAGGTCAAGGCCTTGCTCTGCGATTGGAACGAGCGGTTCCCCGGTTCCAACGACAGCATATTCGCAGCCCTCTCCAATGTGGCGCCGCCCCTGCTGCTGGATCGCAGACTATTCGATTTTTCTTCGCTTCGAATTGATGTCGGCGCGACAGAGGCCGACGGGAACGATGCCGAGGAAGACCTGCTCTGA